One window from the genome of Salvelinus sp. IW2-2015 linkage group LG30, ASM291031v2, whole genome shotgun sequence encodes:
- the LOC111954948 gene encoding tubulin beta chain, translated as MREIVHIQAGQCGNQIGAKFWEVISDEHGIDPTGSYHGDSDLQLDRISVYYNEASGGKYVPRAVLVDLEPGTMDSVRSGPFGQIFRPDNFVFGQSGAGNNWAKGHYTEGAELVDSVLDVVRKEAESCDCLQGFQLTHSLGGGTGSGMGTLLISKIREEYPDRIMNTFSVVPSPKVSDTVVEPYNATLSVHQLVENTDETFCIDNEALYDICFRTLKLTTPTYGDLNHLVSATMSGVTTCLRFPGQLNADLRKLAVNMVPFPRLHFFIPGFAPLTSRGSQQYRALTVPELTQQVFDAKNMMAACDPRHGRYLTVAAVFRGRMSMKEVDEQMLNVQNKNSSYFVEWIPNNVKTAVCDIPPRGLKMAVTFIGNSTAIQELFKRISEQFTAMFRRKAFLHWYTGEGMDEMEFTEAESNMNDLVSEYQQYQDATAEEEGEFEEEAEEDA; from the exons ATGAGGGAAATTGTACACATTCAGGCCGGGCAGTGCGGTAACCAGATTGGGGCCAAG TTCTGGGAGGTGATCAGCGATGAACATGGCATCGACCCCACGGGCTCCTACCATGGAGACAGCGACCTGCAGCTGGACAGGATCAGCGTCTACTACAACGAGGCTTCAG GTGGCAAGTATGTACCCAGAGCGGTCCTAGTGGACCTGGAGCCCGGCACCATGGACTCTGTCAGATCCGGACCATTCGGGCAGATCTTCAGACCAGACAACTTTGTGTTTG GTCAGAGCGGTGCAGGAAACAACTGGGCAAAGGGCCACTACACTGAGGGAGCAGAGTTGGTGGACTCGGTTCTGGATGTGGTGAGGAAAGAGGCTGAGAGCTGCGACTGCCTCCAGGGCTTCCAGCTCACCCACTCCCTGGGTGGGGGCACTGGCTCGGGCATGGGCACCCTGCTCATCAGCAAAATCCGTGAAGAGTACCCCGACCGCATCATGAACACCTTCAGCGTAGTGCCCTCCCCTAAAGTGTCAGACACTGTGGTGGAGCCCTACAATGCCACCCTGTCAGTCCACCAGCTAGTGGAGAACACAGACGAGACCTTCTGCATTGACAACGAGGCTCTCTACGACATCTGCTTCCGTACCCTCAAACTCACCACGCCGACTTACGGAGACCTCAACCACCTGGTGTCGGCCACCATGAGCGGAGTCACCACTTGCCTGCGTTTCCCCGGTCAGCTCAACGCCGACCTCCGTAAACTGGCCGTCAACATGGTGCCTTTCCCCCGTCTCCACTTCTTCATCCCTGGCTTTGCACCCCTCACCAGCAGGGGGAGCCAGCAGTACCGTGCCCTCACCGTGCCTGAGCTCACTCAGCAAGTGTTCGACGCCAAGAACATGATGGCCGCATGTGACCCGCGTCACGGTCGCTACCTCACTGTCGCCGCTGTCTTCCGTGGACGCATGTCCATGAAGGAGGTGGACGAGCAGATGCTCAACGTCCAGAACAAGAACAGCAGCTACTTCGTTGAATGGATCCCCAACAACGTCAAGACCGCCGTCTGCGACATTCCTCCAAGAGGCCTCAAAATGGCCGTCACCTTCATCGGCAACAGCACAGCCATCCAGGAGCTGTTCAAGCGTATCTCTGAGCAGTTCACCGCCATGTTCCGCCGCAAGGCCTTCCTCCATTGGTACACCGGAGAGGGCATGGACGAGATGGAGTTCACCGAGGCAGAGAGCAACATGAACGACCTGGTGTCTGAGTACCAGCAGTACCAGGACGCCACCGccgaggaggagggagagtttgaggaggaggctgaggaggacgCTTAA
- the LOC111955205 gene encoding flotillin-1 has protein sequence MFYTCGPNEAMVVSGLCRSPPVMISGGRVFVLPCVQKIQRISLNTLTLNVKSDKVYTRHGVPISVTGIAQMKIQGQNKQMLAAACQMFMGKSEGEIAQIALETLEGHQRAIIAHLTVEEIYRDRKKFSEEVFKVASSDLVNMGISVVSYTLKDVHDDQDYLHSLGKSRTAQVQKDARIGEAQFKRDAVIREAHAMQEKISAQYVNEIQMAKAQRDYELKKASYDIEVNTKKAESEMAYQLQVAKTKQRIEEEKMQVKVVERSQQIMLQEQEITRKEMELEAKVKKPAEAERYRLEKLAEAQRAQLIMEAEAEAESIRIKGDAEAFAVEAKGRAEAEQMAKKAEAFQQYKEGAMVDMLLEQLPLMAEEISRPLAQAQKITMISSGGGEVGAAKLTGEVLDIMTRLPAAVEKLTGISISQVGTRMG, from the exons atgttctaCACATGTGGTCCAAATGAGGCTATGGTGGTGTCAG GGCTCTGCCGTTCTCCTCCAGTAATGATTTCTGGAGGCAGAGTGTTTGTGCTTCCCTGTGTTCAGAAGATCCAGAG gatCTCCCTGAACACTCTGACGCTGAACGTGAAGAGTGATAAAGTCTACACCCGGCATGGGGTTCCCATCTCGGTCACTGGTATTGCCCAG atGAAGATCCAGGGGCAGAACAAGCAGATGCTGGCCGCAGCCTGTCAGATGTTCATGGGGAAGTCGGAGGGCGAGATCGCCCAAATCGCCCTGGAGACGCTGGAGGGTCACCAGAGGGCCATTATTGCCCACCTGACTGTGGAG GAGATCTATAGGGACCGTAAGAAGTTCTCGGAGGAGGTGTTCAAGGTGGCCTCGTCCGACCTGGTCAACATGGGCATCAGCGTGGTCAGCTACACGCTCAAAGACGTTCACGATGACCAG GACTACCTCCACTCCCTGGGGAAATCCAGGACCGCCCAGGTGCAGAAAGACGCGCGCATCGGAGAGGCCCAGTTCAAGAGGGATGCTGTGATCAGG gagGCCCATGCCATGCAGGAGAAGATCTCAGCCCAGTATGTAAATGAGATCCAGATGGCCAAGGCTCAGAGGGACTATGAGCTGAAGAAAGCATCCTATGACATCGAAGTCAACACCAAGAAGGCGGAGTCCGAGATGGCCTACCAGCTACAG GTGGCCAAGACCAAGCAGCGCATCGAGGAGGAGAAGATGCAGGTCAAGGTGGTGGAGCGCTCTCAGCAGATCATGCTCCAGGAGCAGGAGATCACCCGCAAGGAGATGGAGCTGGAGGCTAAGGTCAAGAAGCCCGCTGAGGCCGAGAGATACCGCCTGGAGAAGCTGGCCGAGGCCCAGCG TGCACAGCTCATCATGGAGGCAGAGGCTGAAGCAGAGTCCATTAGG attaaGGGAGATGCGGAGGCCTTTGCCGTGGAGGCGAAGGGGAGAGCCGAGGCGGAGCAGATGGCCAAGAAGGCCGAAGCCTTCCAGCAGTACAAGGAGGGAGCCATGGTGGACATGCTGCTGGAGCAACTACCACTA ATGGCGGAAGAGATCAGCAGGCCTCTGGCGCAGGCTCAGAAGATCACCATGATATCCAGCGGCGGAGGCGAGGTGGGCGCGGCCAAGCTCACAGGGGAGGTGCTAGACATCATGACCCGCCTACCAGCGGCGGTGGAGAAACTGACCGGAATCAGCATCTCACAG GTGGGGACTCGTATGGGCTGA